A genome region from Populus alba chromosome 5, ASM523922v2, whole genome shotgun sequence includes the following:
- the LOC118030429 gene encoding uncharacterized protein: MANHSEDLSQLNISIEEKDKLVAEVIRYVLFKNHQNSGSPIKRDELTQIVTKNYRHRTLPAVVIDEAKHKLASVFGFEMRELQRARPSSTNQGRASSQQSVADAKSYVLISQLPADVYRKYVEDVNSAHVTGFTFVVISVVHLAGGKIPEENLWHHLKKMGLFENDESHPALGNIKQALETLVQQRYLQKDKISGPEGNILVYELAERALDGPVNERVKEYISQVVKRDVASVVIN, from the exons ATGGCTAATCACAGTGAAGATCTCTCCCAATTAAACATTTCGATAGAG GAAAAGGACAAGCTCGTTGCTGAAGTGATCCGCTACGTGCTGTTCAAAAATCACCAGAATTCAGGGTCTCCAATTAAGAGAGATGAGCTAACCCAGATTGTTACTAAAAACTATAGGCACCGTACCCTTCCCGCTGTTGTCATTGATGAGGCTAAACACAAGCTTGCCAGCGTTTTCGGGTTTGAAATGCGTGAGCTTCAAAGGGCTCGCCCTTCCTCGACCAATCAGGGTCGTGCTTCTTCCCAACAAA GTGTTGCTGATGCTAAATCCTATGTTCTCATAAGCCAACTACCTGCTGATGTTTATAGGAAATATGTCGAGGATGTAAACTCTGCTCATGTGACTGGTTTTACTTTTGTCGTGATTAGTGTTGTGCACCTTGCTGGAGGCAAAATCCCAGAGG AAAATCTATGGCATCACTTGAAGAAAATGGGattatttgaaaatgatgaaagCCATCCTGCCCTTGGAAACATTAAGCAAGCATTGGAAACACTTGTCCAGCAAAG ATATTTGCAGAAGGACAAAATCAGTGGCCCTGAAGGCAACATCTTGGTTTATGAGCTTGCTGAGAGAGCTCTAGATGGACCAGTCAACGAGAGAGTTAAAGAATACATATCACAG GTAGTGAAAAGAGATGTGGCCTCTGTGGTAATCAATTAG
- the LOC118030430 gene encoding 14-3-3 protein 7, translating into MEREREQQVYLARLAEQAERYDEMVEAMKKVAKLDVELTVEERNLVSVGYKNVIGARRASWRILSSIEQKEEAKGNEQNVKRIKEYMQSVEDELAKICNDILSVIDQHLIPSSSTGESTVFYYKMKGDYYRYLAEFKGADERKEAADQSLKAYEAATSSASSDLPPTHPIRLGLALNFSVFYYEILNSPERACCLAKQAFDDAIAELDSLNEESYKDSTLIMQLLRDNLTLWTSDLPDEGGEQSAADEPKAVN; encoded by the exons atggagagggagagagaacaACAGGTATACTTGGCGAGACTTGCAGAGCAAGCTGAGAGATATGATG AGATGGTAGAAGCAATGAAGAAAGTTGCAAAGTTGGATGTGGAATTGACAGTGGAGGAGAGGAATCTGGTGTCCGTGGGTTACAAGAACGTCATTGGCGCTAGAAGGGCATCGTGGAGAATACTTTCTTCCATTGAACAGAAGGAGGAGGCCAAGGGGAATGAACAGAATGTGAAAAGGATAAAGGAGTACATGCAGAGTGTTGAAGATGAGCTTGCAAAGATCTGCAATGATATATTATCAGTCATTGATCAACATCTCATCCCATCCTCTTCAACTGGGGAATCTACTGTCTTTTACTATAAGAT GAAGGGAGACTATTATCGTTATTTGGCTGAGTTTAAAGGTGCTGATGAACGTAAAGAAGCTGCGGATCAGTCCCTCAAGGCTTATGAG GCAGCAACCTCTTCCGCGAGCTCAGATTTGCCTCCAACTCATCCAATTAGACTTGGCCTGGCTCTAAACTTCTCTGTTTTCTACTATGAGATTTTGAACTCCCCCGAAAG GGCCTGCTGCCTGGCTAAACAAGCATTTGATGATGCTATAGCAGAACTTGATAGCCTCAATGAGGAATCCTACAAGGACAGTACCCTTATCATGCAGCTACTTAGGGACAATCTCACTTTATGGACCTCAGATCTGCCAGACGAAGGAG GTGAGCAATCTGCAGCTGATGAACCTAAGGCAGTG AATTAG